CCCGGAAACGGCCATCGGCGACTTAGCATTCAGCCCGGATGGGAAACTCCTGCTGGTAGAGACTGCGGAGAATGTGCTTGCTTGGGACTGTGCCTCGGGCCGGAAGGTTGAAGACCACAGCCACCGTTATATGCCTGATCGCTGTTCGCCTCACGGAAACCAAGAATTGGGATTTGACAACGAAGGCGTCCCGGGTATCCACGATACAAACACCGGCGATTACATGATGCGTTTCGAAGAAATCCCGAACGAGCTCACGCCTTTCTATTTCAATCCGGGCGGAGACAGCCGGCAGCGAGTCAACATCCTCTTGTTCAATCCCGATTACACACGGGTGGCAGGCGGCACGTTTGACGGCTATATTGCCCTGTGGGATGTGGTAACCGGCAAACTCCTGCGCGCCGTACAGGCACACGACGGACCTATCACTGACATCGCCTATCGGCCCGACGGGAAGCAAATCGCAACGTGCAGTTTCGACACCAAAATGCGATTATGGGACGCCGATACCGGGCAGGAAGTCCGGCCCGCTTTCAAACATCCGCATTGGGTCCACGGTCTGGCCTTCAGTCCCGACGGCAACCGGATCGCCACCGGTGGCATGGACATCCGTATCTGGGACCCCGAAACCGGCGACTCCCTCGCCACGTTTGGCCAGCTCGAGTCCTCCTCCTATTATTGTATCGCCTTCAGCCCGGACGGCCGTTCCCTCGCTGCTTCGTGCGGAACAAACGGACGAGCCCCGGATACAATCAGAATCTGGGATGCGGCTGGCCCGGTCGATTCCATAGTGTCTGCCGACCCATCTTGAGCTGCCGGGAATAAATCCCGCCACTCCAAGGCACTGTTGTTTCCGTAACCTTTCGCGAGTTTCCCTTCTATAAAGGAATGACAACCCAGGAAATGCCTTGGAGGGACAAGATGAACCGTCAAGCGCAATGCCCCCAATGCCGGTCGCCACTTCCCGCCGACGCCCCGGAAGGCCTGTGCCCCCAATGCCTGCTCAAGGCGGGCTTGGCAATCTCCGAAATATCGGAATCGTTTGTGCAAACGGGGAAAGGGTTCGAAAGCACCGAACTCCCGCTCATGAAACCCAAACCCGAGGAGTTCGCGGCCGACAGCATGATCCTCGATGAGGCCCCCGGACGATATTCACAGCGGGGCGAACACTCGCGCGGCGGGATGGGGCGCATCCTGCTCGTACACGACCAGATAATCGGCCGCGACATCGCGCTCAAGGAACTACTCCCTCCGGCGCCCCGTGGGAGCGGGGATACGCCGGTGCGGCATGTGGCCGAGGTCTCAGCCCGTTTCCTGCGCGAGGCGCAACTCACCGGACAACTCGAACACCCGGGGATCGTCCCGGTCTATGAAGTGGGCCACCGCGCCGACGGCACGCTCTATTACACAATGAAACTCGTGCGCGGCAAAACGCTGCACGAAGCCGTGGTTCAGACCAAAACGGCCAGCGAACGCATGAAACTGTTGCCACACGTCGTGGACCTGTGCCAAGCCATCGCCTTTGCCCACAGCCGGGGCGTAATTCACCGCGACATCAAGCCCAGGAACGTCATGGTGGGCGAGTTCGGGGAAACGGTCGTGATTGACTGGGGGCTGGCAAAATCGCACGCCTCCGCTGCGTCTCCCGGTGAGGACGGAAAGATGGCCTCCCCCGAGGAATATCCGTCGGGAGCGGCAGTCTTTCAAACCGCGGACGGGACCGTCCTTGGGACCGCGGCCTATATGGCCCCCGAACAAGCGGCCGGGGATGTAGAACATGTCGATGAACGTTCGGACGTATATGCCTTGGGAGCGGTTCTGTACGAGGTTCTCACCGGCCAGCCGCCGTTTACGGGAACCAGCGCGATGGATATTCTCGACAAGGTGTCAAGCCGCCGGCCGGCTCCAGTGCTCCAGGTCGAGCGCCAAATTCCATCGGAGTTGGCGGCCATCTGCGAACGGGCCATGGCTCGGAATCCGGCAGACCGCCACCCGTCCGCCAAGGAACTCGCCGAAGACATCCAGGCGTTCATCACGGGGCGGGTGTTCCGTGAACGGGAGGCCCGTGTGTCATTCCTCGCGGCCGTTTACGGGGTCGGGGCCATGCTCATCGCGGCCGGCATCATTACCCTGGTTGTGTACAATTGGAAA
This genomic stretch from Candidatus Hydrogenedentota bacterium harbors:
- a CDS encoding DUF2157 domain-containing protein, which translates into the protein MNRQAQCPQCRSPLPADAPEGLCPQCLLKAGLAISEISESFVQTGKGFESTELPLMKPKPEEFAADSMILDEAPGRYSQRGEHSRGGMGRILLVHDQIIGRDIALKELLPPAPRGSGDTPVRHVAEVSARFLREAQLTGQLEHPGIVPVYEVGHRADGTLYYTMKLVRGKTLHEAVVQTKTASERMKLLPHVVDLCQAIAFAHSRGVIHRDIKPRNVMVGEFGETVVIDWGLAKSHASAASPGEDGKMASPEEYPSGAAVFQTADGTVLGTAAYMAPEQAAGDVEHVDERSDVYALGAVLYEVLTGQPPFTGTSAMDILDKVSSRRPAPVLQVERQIPSELAAICERAMARNPADRHPSAKELAEDIQAFITGRVFREREARVSFLAAVYGVGAMLIAAGIITLVVYNWKRIPPNGQAVLIVTTMMALLGSGLYFRSISGSRPQLGHVLIFLGVLMFGIDLLLLCHIYHIPLSGSWGLAGRASIPGATPEHILFLFWALGSFAVAAVIRSNSITMLSLVVSLLWFLEGFFVFSSGGLQPQVYGYPILVAAIFVPVCYGWGTARAFGATMVAVSVTAVAIAIADGGVGRFFLAALAMAMLFLPWGLLSYSGPYRKRAGENAVGLGTAFLVIPLVAMSSWHAQEVFNLSLAGNANGLKPFVPLAAAALVAAGLWVWTILRKAWPAELRLLLGGFAAVTAIVSGALVVGWRLGPSNAAPTGLMLAAILAANLAVLVFGATIAWTGVTLLNRCVFWAGTLFVAAMAVWRIFEFQMDFQLRALILVCAGIGLIVIGMRFESYLKRRRLV